One segment of Phaeacidiphilus oryzae TH49 DNA contains the following:
- a CDS encoding histidine phosphatase family protein has protein sequence MNGGRRGRRIVFWRHGQTAWNVEGRFQGTTDIPLTETGLAQARRAARLLAALEPDAIIASDLQRAARTAAELSAVTGLDVAHDAGLRETYAGVWQGLTNVEIQERYGEVYAAWKRGEPVRRGGGELETEVADRAAPVVLAAVEKLPENGTLVVVSHGGAIRTTIGRLLELDPRSWESLGGLSNCCWSVLGEGWRSWRLLEHNAGTLPEPVIGDDV, from the coding sequence CTGAACGGCGGCAGGCGGGGTCGGCGGATCGTCTTCTGGCGGCACGGCCAGACCGCCTGGAACGTGGAGGGCCGGTTCCAGGGGACGACCGACATCCCGCTCACCGAGACCGGCCTGGCCCAGGCCCGGCGGGCGGCCCGGCTGCTCGCGGCGCTCGAACCGGACGCCATCATCGCCTCCGACCTGCAGCGGGCCGCGCGTACCGCGGCCGAGCTCTCGGCGGTCACCGGCCTGGACGTCGCCCATGACGCCGGGCTCCGGGAGACCTACGCCGGGGTCTGGCAGGGCCTGACCAACGTCGAGATCCAGGAGCGCTACGGCGAGGTCTACGCGGCCTGGAAGCGCGGTGAGCCGGTGCGCCGGGGCGGCGGCGAGCTGGAGACCGAGGTGGCCGACCGGGCCGCCCCGGTGGTCCTCGCCGCGGTGGAGAAGCTGCCGGAGAACGGCACGCTGGTGGTGGTCAGCCACGGCGGTGCGATCCGCACCACCATCGGCCGGCTGCTGGAGCTCGACCCGCGCAGCTGGGAGTCGCTCGGCGGCCTCTCGAACTGCTGCTGGTCGGTGCTCGGCGAGGGCTGGCGCAGTTGGCGGCTGCTGGAGCACAACGCCGGGACCCTCCCCGAGCCGGTGATCGGGGACGACGTCTGA
- a CDS encoding S53 family peptidase: MQNGESGRARSRRGISPRRAAVAIGATLPLFAAALAAAGPAEAAQADTARATLSGTHPNWAKSSADQGGVSSSTQLTARVYLAGRDQADLAALAEQVSDPSSASYRHYLTAAQVKQRFEPSAGQIAAVRSWLTKAGFTVTGANSHYLTVRGSAAAAQTAFATPLHNYRTSGGATYRAPARTASVPASIAGDVLSVTGLNDKPTKATHQDKLPGPAAAFVNAGPFSSYYGQNPATSEPKAFGQTQSWTVKGYTGSQLRSAYGVTGSGLTGQGVKVAVIDAYDSPTIDKDVRTYASRNGDQAWGGGQLTHVDAAKWTHTGTDSNGCGASGWYGEQTLDLEAVHAIAPKAGVTYVGAASCYDADLVDALNTVVDNHLADIVSNSWGEPEAASDPSLDAVYNQTFMKGALEGIGFYFSSGDNGDEVANTGTKQSDMPASLSWVTAVGGTSLAAGKGGRYEFETGWGTGMAPLSADGKSWQLPGAFHGGAGGGTSARTAEPFYQRGVVPSSLSGANGGSNRVVPDIAAVADPNTGFLEGITQTYPDGSVKYGEYRIGGTSLACPLIAGIQALAQQAAGHPLGFADPAIYARYGSRTYHDVTDHPLGSQGLAVVRNDYNNTVDASQGITTTLRTLGHDASLSATGGYDDVTGVGSPTAAYLWSYARH, from the coding sequence ATGCAGAACGGGGAATCCGGCCGGGCGAGATCCCGGAGGGGGATCTCGCCGCGCCGAGCCGCGGTCGCGATCGGCGCGACGCTGCCGCTCTTCGCGGCGGCGCTGGCCGCCGCGGGGCCGGCTGAGGCGGCACAGGCGGACACCGCCCGCGCGACGCTCAGCGGGACCCATCCGAACTGGGCGAAGTCCTCCGCGGACCAGGGCGGGGTCTCGTCCTCCACGCAGCTGACCGCGCGGGTGTACCTCGCCGGCCGGGACCAGGCCGACCTGGCGGCGCTGGCCGAGCAGGTCTCCGACCCGTCGTCCGCCTCGTACCGCCACTACCTGACGGCGGCGCAGGTCAAGCAGCGCTTCGAGCCGTCCGCCGGGCAGATAGCCGCGGTCCGGTCCTGGCTGACCAAGGCGGGCTTCACGGTCACCGGCGCGAACAGCCACTACCTGACCGTGCGGGGCAGCGCGGCCGCGGCGCAGACCGCGTTCGCCACCCCGCTGCACAACTACCGCACCTCCGGCGGGGCGACCTACCGGGCGCCGGCCCGTACGGCCTCCGTCCCCGCCTCGATCGCGGGCGACGTGCTGAGCGTGACCGGGCTGAACGACAAGCCGACCAAGGCCACCCACCAGGACAAGCTGCCCGGCCCGGCGGCGGCCTTCGTCAACGCCGGCCCGTTCTCCTCCTACTACGGGCAGAACCCGGCGACCAGCGAGCCGAAGGCCTTCGGCCAGACGCAGTCCTGGACGGTCAAGGGCTACACCGGCAGCCAGCTGCGCTCGGCCTACGGGGTCACCGGAAGCGGTCTCACCGGCCAGGGCGTGAAGGTGGCGGTGATCGACGCCTACGACTCGCCGACCATCGACAAGGACGTCCGCACCTACGCCTCCCGCAACGGCGACCAGGCCTGGGGCGGCGGCCAGCTGACCCACGTCGACGCCGCCAAGTGGACCCACACCGGCACCGACTCGAACGGCTGCGGCGCCTCCGGCTGGTACGGGGAGCAGACCCTGGACCTGGAGGCCGTCCACGCCATCGCCCCGAAGGCCGGGGTGACCTACGTCGGCGCCGCCTCCTGCTACGACGCGGACCTGGTGGACGCGCTGAACACGGTGGTGGACAACCACCTGGCGGACATCGTCTCCAACTCCTGGGGCGAGCCCGAGGCCGCCAGCGACCCGTCGCTGGACGCGGTGTACAACCAGACCTTCATGAAGGGCGCCCTGGAGGGCATCGGCTTCTACTTCTCCAGCGGCGACAACGGCGACGAGGTGGCCAACACCGGCACCAAGCAGTCCGACATGCCGGCCTCGCTGTCCTGGGTGACCGCCGTCGGCGGCACCTCGCTCGCCGCGGGCAAGGGCGGCAGGTACGAGTTCGAGACCGGCTGGGGCACCGGAATGGCGCCGCTCTCCGCGGACGGGAAGAGCTGGCAGCTGCCCGGCGCCTTCCACGGCGGAGCCGGCGGCGGCACCAGCGCCCGTACCGCGGAGCCCTTCTACCAGAGGGGCGTCGTGCCGTCCTCGCTCTCCGGGGCGAACGGCGGCAGCAACCGGGTGGTGCCGGACATCGCCGCGGTCGCCGACCCCAACACCGGCTTCCTGGAGGGGATCACCCAGACCTACCCGGACGGCTCGGTGAAGTACGGCGAGTACCGGATCGGCGGCACCAGCCTCGCCTGCCCGCTGATCGCCGGCATCCAGGCGCTGGCCCAGCAGGCCGCCGGGCACCCGCTCGGCTTCGCCGACCCGGCCATCTACGCCCGATACGGCAGCAGGACGTACCACGACGTCACCGACCACCCGCTGGGCTCGCAGGGCCTGGCCGTGGTGCGGAACGACTACAACAACACGGTGGACGCCAGCCAGGGGATCACCACCACGCTGCGCACTCTCGGCCATGACGCGTCGCTCTCCGCCACCGGCGGCTACGACGACGTCACCGGGGTCGGCTCGCCGACCGCGGCCTACCTCTGGTCGTACGCCCGGCACTGA
- the rsfS gene encoding ribosome silencing factor gives MTATDRARELVNTAAQAAADKLAHDVVAYDVSEVLAITDAFVLASAPNDRQVKSIVDAIEESLSKELRVKPVRREGERDGRWVLLDYFDVVIHVQHTEERDFYSLERLWKDCPQLELPPDAVATRGKHAEAARDADADSQADSAVETGAR, from the coding sequence GTGACCGCTACCGACCGGGCCCGTGAGCTCGTGAACACCGCCGCCCAGGCAGCGGCCGACAAGCTCGCCCACGACGTCGTCGCCTACGACGTGAGCGAGGTCCTCGCCATCACCGACGCCTTCGTGCTGGCCTCCGCGCCCAACGACCGCCAGGTCAAGTCCATCGTGGACGCGATCGAGGAGAGCCTCTCCAAGGAGCTCCGGGTGAAGCCGGTGCGCCGGGAGGGCGAGCGGGACGGCCGCTGGGTGCTGCTGGACTACTTCGACGTGGTGATCCACGTCCAGCACACCGAGGAGCGCGACTTCTACAGCCTGGAGCGGCTGTGGAAGGACTGCCCGCAGCTGGAGCTGCCGCCGGACGCCGTGGCGACCCGGGGCAAGCACGCGGAGGCCGCCAGGGACGCCGACGCGGACAGCCAGGCGGACTCCGCCGTCGAGACGGGGGCCCGCTGA
- a CDS encoding NADH-quinone oxidoreductase subunit NuoF family protein encodes MASGRMSHKGRQRAPLPRLPLFLIAVCLTVTIAATAIRAFSGEGESAVADTAGRFMGFLDYFAGVFTLLSLTGAVVCGLTATDRRLLSPRGRLAAQSVHRAMSVGALLFLIAHIAVKIVEQEADPLVPLLPFAGGATLAVGLGTLAADLMVLTAITGMVRGRFADSGRPWLWRPLHCAAYGCWPIALAHGLSAGRPAAVWVLWSYGTCAALVALALLVRVLGAAGQRRSRRLGRRGLRARRAQHPAGGRRAAAAARATSAVPAMPLATTAAVPEMPTTPPRLQAAASRPELEETHQLSAQDLTELTDRLRASAPRAEVWARARRPRRPWPLRWPRTHRRPRRQPPHPRAPRARLPVPLPAAGRRRPGRRSPGRRRLGELHRLPGGGRGGPVHRRLAAAHRRHPLRRQHPALEPPGVPAPAPAPVPRPAPVPRAGAAPRAAPGPRPGRGAGRRPERGGRLGLPGAPRVLAAPPEPRVRPGRPLVTTSAPDVLRLGPARLTAGLDRLPRLDALAHFHTHGPMPLYGPDALLELLGRIGLRGRGGAGFPFARKAKAVLDAAERLGGGARPARIAVVVNAAEGEPACAKDGMLLTRAPHLVLDGAALAAATFGGEEIVIGLAAGSIGETSMTAAVAEHQLPVRTSVVALPERFVSGESGALLRGLSGRPAVPPPVKARASDGGPAGLRGLPTLLSNAETYAQLAVAARLGPDAYSVVGTPEEPGTVLLTVARPDHPRRLPVVVEVPTGTRLGVVLGACGTAPGQGVLVGGYHGAWLAPRIAAEAPLARDALAALGGALGAGAVIALPPETCPLGEVARVAAWLAGESAGQCGPCRLGLPDLAGALAALVAGEGGAALESARATAAAVRGRGACAHPDGTARFVLSALGVFADDLAAHQRGAGCGRRVLGVLPLPGGPAGRGGGRREAAGADGERQSVLEVDWSRCDGHGLCAGLAPELVSLGPHGYPVLSDQPVPPWLIDRARRAVSQCPALALRLGTGRP; translated from the coding sequence ATGGCTTCCGGTCGTATGTCCCACAAGGGGCGCCAGCGCGCCCCCCTGCCGAGGCTCCCGCTCTTCCTGATAGCGGTCTGCCTCACGGTCACCATCGCCGCCACGGCGATCCGCGCCTTCTCCGGAGAAGGGGAGAGCGCGGTGGCCGACACCGCCGGCCGCTTCATGGGCTTCCTCGACTACTTCGCCGGCGTCTTCACCCTCCTCTCCCTCACCGGGGCGGTGGTCTGCGGCCTCACCGCCACCGACCGGCGCCTCCTCTCCCCGCGCGGCCGGCTCGCCGCGCAGTCCGTGCACCGGGCGATGTCGGTCGGGGCACTGCTGTTCCTGATCGCCCACATCGCCGTGAAGATCGTCGAGCAGGAGGCCGATCCGCTGGTCCCGCTGCTGCCCTTCGCGGGCGGCGCGACCCTCGCGGTCGGCCTCGGCACCCTCGCCGCCGACCTGATGGTGCTCACCGCGATCACCGGAATGGTCCGCGGCCGGTTCGCCGACAGCGGCCGCCCGTGGCTGTGGCGGCCGCTGCACTGCGCCGCCTACGGCTGCTGGCCGATCGCGCTGGCGCACGGTCTGTCGGCGGGCCGCCCGGCGGCGGTGTGGGTGCTGTGGAGCTACGGCACCTGCGCGGCACTGGTCGCGCTCGCCCTGCTGGTCCGGGTGCTGGGAGCGGCGGGGCAGCGCCGCTCGCGGCGGCTCGGCAGGCGCGGGCTGCGGGCCAGGCGTGCCCAGCACCCGGCGGGCGGCCGCCGGGCGGCGGCAGCGGCCCGGGCGACCTCGGCCGTACCGGCCATGCCGCTCGCCACGACCGCCGCCGTACCCGAGATGCCGACCACCCCGCCGAGGCTCCAGGCCGCGGCCTCCCGGCCGGAGTTGGAGGAGACCCACCAGCTGTCCGCGCAGGACCTGACCGAACTCACCGACCGGCTGCGGGCCTCCGCGCCCCGCGCGGAGGTCTGGGCCCGGGCCCGGCGGCCGCGCCGCCCATGGCCGCTCCGGTGGCCGCGCACCCACCGGCGCCCGCGCCGGCAGCCGCCGCACCCCCGAGCCCCCCGCGCCCGACTACCCGTACCCCTACCAGCTGCCGGACGACGTCGCCCCGGCCGCCGCTCCCCCGGCCGCCGACGGCTGGGAGAGCTACACCGGCTACCCGGCGGCGGCCGAGGAGGGCCCGTCCACCGGCGCCTGGCGGCGGCTCACCGACGGCACCCCCTTCGCCGGCAGCACCCCGCCCTGGAACCCCCCGGCGTACCAGCCCCAGCCCCAGCCCCAGTTCCACGGCCAGCCCCAGTTCCACGGGCAGGCGCAGCCCCACGGGCAGCCCCAGGCCCCCGCCCAGGCCGAGGTGCCGGCCGCCGCCCCGAGCGGGGAGGGCGGCTGGGACTACCGGGAGCACCCCGAGTACTGGCAGCACCCCCAGAACCCCGAGTACGGCCCGGGAGGCCGCTGGTGACCACCTCCGCCCCGGACGTCCTGCGGCTCGGCCCGGCCCGGCTCACCGCCGGGCTCGACCGGCTGCCCCGCCTGGACGCCCTGGCGCACTTCCACACCCACGGCCCGATGCCGCTCTACGGCCCCGACGCCCTCCTCGAACTCCTCGGCCGGATAGGCCTGCGCGGCCGCGGCGGCGCCGGATTCCCGTTCGCCCGCAAGGCCAAGGCGGTGCTGGACGCCGCCGAGCGGCTCGGCGGCGGCGCCCGCCCCGCGCGGATCGCCGTGGTGGTCAACGCCGCCGAGGGCGAGCCGGCCTGCGCCAAGGACGGCATGCTCCTCACCCGCGCCCCGCACCTGGTACTGGACGGGGCCGCGCTGGCCGCGGCCACCTTCGGCGGGGAGGAGATCGTCATCGGCCTGGCCGCCGGAAGCATCGGTGAGACCTCGATGACCGCGGCCGTCGCCGAGCACCAACTGCCGGTCCGCACCAGCGTGGTGGCCCTCCCCGAGCGGTTCGTCTCCGGCGAGTCCGGTGCGCTGCTGCGCGGGCTCTCCGGGCGCCCGGCGGTCCCCCCGCCGGTGAAGGCCCGCGCCTCCGACGGCGGCCCGGCCGGTCTGCGCGGCCTGCCCACCCTGCTGTCCAACGCCGAGACCTACGCCCAACTCGCCGTCGCGGCACGGCTGGGGCCCGACGCCTACTCCGTCGTCGGCACCCCGGAGGAGCCCGGCACGGTGCTCCTCACGGTGGCCCGGCCGGACCATCCGCGGCGGCTGCCGGTCGTCGTCGAGGTCCCCACCGGGACCCGGCTCGGCGTGGTGCTCGGCGCCTGCGGCACCGCCCCCGGCCAGGGCGTCCTGGTCGGCGGCTACCACGGCGCCTGGCTGGCGCCGCGGATCGCCGCCGAGGCCCCCCTCGCCCGGGACGCCCTGGCGGCCCTCGGCGGCGCCCTCGGCGCGGGTGCGGTGATCGCCCTGCCGCCGGAGACCTGCCCGCTGGGCGAGGTGGCCCGGGTGGCGGCCTGGCTGGCCGGGGAGTCGGCCGGCCAGTGCGGTCCCTGCCGGCTGGGCCTGCCCGACCTCGCGGGGGCGCTGGCCGCGCTGGTCGCGGGCGAGGGCGGGGCCGCGCTGGAGAGCGCGCGGGCCACCGCGGCCGCGGTCCGCGGCCGGGGCGCCTGCGCCCACCCGGACGGCACGGCCAGGTTCGTCCTGTCGGCGCTGGGCGTCTTCGCCGACGATCTGGCCGCCCATCAGCGCGGGGCCGGCTGCGGACGGCGGGTGCTCGGCGTGCTGCCGCTGCCCGGCGGGCCCGCGGGCCGGGGCGGGGGCCGCCGGGAGGCCGCCGGCGCGGACGGCGAGCGGCAGTCGGTGCTCGAGGTGGACTGGAGCCGCTGCGACGGGCACGGGCTGTGCGCGGGGCTCGCCCCCGAGCTGGTCTCCCTCGGGCCGCACGGCTACCCGGTCCTCTCCGACCAGCCCGTTCCGCCCTGGCTGATCGACCGCGCCCGGCGGGCCGTCAGCCAGTGCCCGGCGCTGGCGCTGCGGCTCGGCACCGGACGCCCCTGA
- a CDS encoding LCP family protein, which produces MTGSTDPYDGYGDTGDQPPVDPYAQPPQADYPYGGYPQQYQGGYPPEGAGRPYPPAPGAADYPYAQGGYPPGQQPPPAQQQPQQPPQQPGGPYPGQVPGQGHGQGWPGGAPAGYQDGGYQNGGYDTGGYPVVDPYAGSGGYGGPGAQQPPYPQQPPAQQGYSTGQFAMPGQAPQVPQGAQATGVGPPPPRTPAEDPSAPRGKANYDTGEFAFVEDEEESSEDVIDWLKFTETRGERRDERRRSVRRRGIAVLVLLVLVVAGGAGYLFASGRMKFGSSSGGGSLPAAQRQVISVYLRSLNGKTSTALMVDDPTTHRAGALLIPDTLKVPQDGGSPMALGGSWDQQSASGTRDGLNSVLGTHVTGTWRLDAPFLDTLVDVLGGITVDADTAISQGGKQLVHQGSQTMNGAAAEAYATYQAKGEPAGAQLARFGQVMSAVVKAFPTDAISASSDVGRMGAVLDPSLPQKDLAAALAAMATDTGRSGFRTVSLPVTAGGAVASGGDALVKSVIGGAGQRATGGTLAQVAVQNGSGNSRNTGLADAALQNAGFSLASGDATTAAARATTQVLYSDAARQTAAQQVAQALGLGTAAVAKGTVPGNADVLVVLGKDYQG; this is translated from the coding sequence GTGACCGGCAGCACTGACCCGTACGACGGGTACGGCGACACCGGCGACCAACCGCCGGTGGACCCCTATGCGCAGCCCCCGCAGGCCGACTACCCCTACGGCGGCTACCCGCAGCAGTACCAGGGCGGCTATCCGCCCGAGGGCGCGGGGCGCCCGTACCCTCCGGCGCCGGGCGCCGCCGACTACCCCTATGCGCAGGGCGGCTACCCGCCCGGGCAGCAGCCGCCGCCTGCGCAGCAGCAGCCCCAGCAACCCCCGCAGCAGCCCGGCGGCCCGTACCCGGGGCAGGTCCCGGGCCAGGGCCACGGCCAGGGCTGGCCGGGCGGGGCGCCGGCGGGGTACCAGGACGGCGGCTATCAGAACGGCGGCTACGACACCGGCGGATACCCGGTCGTGGACCCCTACGCCGGCTCCGGCGGCTACGGCGGGCCGGGCGCCCAGCAGCCCCCGTACCCCCAGCAGCCACCGGCCCAACAGGGGTACTCCACCGGGCAGTTCGCCATGCCGGGGCAGGCGCCGCAGGTCCCGCAGGGCGCGCAGGCGACCGGGGTCGGCCCCCCGCCGCCGCGGACGCCGGCCGAGGACCCCTCCGCGCCGCGGGGCAAGGCCAACTACGACACCGGCGAGTTCGCCTTCGTCGAGGACGAGGAGGAGTCCTCCGAGGACGTCATCGACTGGCTGAAGTTCACCGAGACCCGCGGCGAGCGCCGGGACGAGCGCCGCCGCTCGGTCCGCCGCCGCGGCATCGCCGTGCTGGTGCTGCTGGTGCTGGTGGTGGCCGGCGGTGCGGGATACCTGTTCGCCAGCGGGCGGATGAAGTTCGGCTCGTCCTCCGGCGGCGGCTCGCTGCCGGCCGCCCAGCGCCAGGTGATCTCCGTCTATCTGCGCAGCCTGAACGGGAAGACCTCGACCGCGCTGATGGTCGACGACCCCACCACCCACCGGGCCGGCGCGCTGCTGATCCCGGACACCCTGAAGGTGCCGCAGGACGGCGGCTCCCCGATGGCCCTCGGCGGCTCCTGGGACCAGCAGTCCGCGAGCGGCACCCGGGACGGCCTCAACTCCGTCCTCGGCACCCACGTCACCGGCACCTGGCGGCTGGACGCCCCGTTCCTGGACACCCTGGTCGACGTCCTGGGCGGGATCACCGTGGACGCCGACACGGCGATCTCCCAGGGCGGCAAGCAGCTCGTCCACCAGGGCAGCCAGACCATGAACGGCGCCGCAGCCGAGGCGTACGCCACCTACCAGGCCAAGGGCGAGCCGGCCGGCGCCCAGCTCGCCCGGTTCGGCCAGGTGATGTCCGCGGTGGTGAAGGCGTTCCCGACGGACGCCATCTCCGCCTCCTCGGACGTCGGCCGGATGGGCGCGGTGCTCGACCCGTCGCTGCCGCAGAAGGACCTGGCGGCGGCGCTGGCCGCGATGGCCACCGACACCGGGCGGAGCGGCTTCCGCACCGTGAGCCTGCCGGTGACCGCCGGCGGCGCGGTCGCCTCCGGCGGCGACGCCCTGGTGAAGTCGGTGATCGGCGGCGCCGGGCAGCGGGCGACCGGCGGGACCCTGGCCCAGGTCGCGGTCCAGAACGGCTCCGGGAACAGCAGGAACACCGGCCTGGCGGACGCGGCCCTGCAGAACGCCGGCTTCAGCCTGGCCTCCGGGGACGCGACGACCGCCGCCGCCCGGGCCACCACCCAGGTGCTGTACTCCGACGCCGCTCGCCAGACCGCGGCCCAGCAGGTCGCGCAGGCGCTGGGGCTGGGCACGGCGGCGGTGGCCAAGGGCACCGTCCCGGGCAACGCGGACGTGCTGGTGGTGCTGGGCAAGGACTACCAGGGCTAG
- a CDS encoding leucine--tRNA ligase produces MSDTTSAATEAHKYGAALAADIESRWQDRWEREGTFDAPNPVGDLAAADGAAEIERPHAFIMDMFPYPSGAGLHVGHPLGYIATDVYARFMRMTGHNVLHTLGYDAFGLPAEQYAVQTGTHPRVTTEANMANMRRQLRALGLGHDSRRSIATIDPAYYRWTQWIFLQIFNSWYDEQIGRARPIDELVAQFESGERAVPDGRAWSELSAVERADLLSEYRLAYAKQAPVNWCPGLGTVLANEEVTADGRSERGNFPVFKANLRQWMMRITAYADRLIDDLDLLDWPDAIKLQQRNWIGRSEGARVDFALESGTEKITVFTTRPDTLFGATYMVLAPEHELVDRIVPEAWPAPSPGSAGLAEEWTGGFETPADAVAAYRKQAAAKSEVERQSEGRQKTGVFTGAYAVNPVSGERVPVFIADYVLAGYGTGAIMAVPAHDHRDFEFARVFKLPMRCVVQPSDDRGTDPSTWDDAFVSYDARIVDSANGQVSLDGLGVVEAKKKISDWLAEQGIGEGTVTYKLRDWLFSRQRYWGEPFPIVYDEDGVAHALPDSMLPVELPEIDDYSPRTFDPEDEHTAPETPLSRREDWVDVELDLGDGKGKRRFRRETNTMPNWAGSCWYELRYVDPDNAEQVVDPVNENYWMGPSPQKRAGGVDLYVGGAEHAVLHLLYSRFWHKVLHDLGHVSSSEPFHKLFNQGMITAYVYRDERGFPVPAAEVEERDGQFFFEGQPVRREMGKMGKSLKNAVAPDDICRDYGADTLRLYEMTMGPLDVSRPWETRAVVGSFRFLQRLWRNVVDEDTGEVVVTDEEPDTETLRFLHKTIDGVRADMAGLRFNTAVAKCIELNNHLVKRGSTPRSVAEQLVLLVAPLAPHIAEELWSKLGHQQSLAHQPLPEADPRYLVEDTVTAVVQIKGKVRARLEVSPEISEAELEAAALADEAVRRALGGADIRKVIVRAPKLVNIVPA; encoded by the coding sequence ATGAGCGACACGACATCTGCGGCCACCGAGGCCCACAAGTACGGCGCCGCGCTGGCCGCGGACATCGAGTCCCGCTGGCAGGACCGGTGGGAGCGGGAGGGCACCTTCGACGCGCCCAACCCGGTCGGCGACCTGGCGGCGGCGGACGGCGCCGCGGAGATCGAGCGGCCGCACGCCTTCATCATGGACATGTTCCCGTACCCCTCGGGCGCGGGCCTCCACGTCGGCCACCCGCTGGGCTATATCGCCACCGACGTCTACGCCCGCTTCATGCGGATGACCGGGCACAACGTCCTCCACACCCTGGGCTACGACGCCTTCGGCCTGCCCGCCGAGCAGTACGCCGTGCAGACCGGCACCCACCCGCGGGTCACCACCGAGGCCAACATGGCCAACATGCGCCGCCAGCTGCGCGCGCTGGGCCTGGGCCACGACTCCCGCCGGTCGATCGCCACCATCGACCCGGCCTACTACCGCTGGACCCAGTGGATCTTCCTGCAGATCTTCAACTCCTGGTACGACGAGCAGATCGGCCGGGCCCGCCCGATCGACGAGCTGGTCGCCCAGTTCGAGAGCGGCGAGCGGGCCGTGCCGGACGGCCGGGCCTGGTCCGAGCTGTCCGCCGTGGAGCGGGCCGACCTGCTGAGCGAGTACCGGCTGGCGTACGCCAAGCAGGCGCCGGTCAACTGGTGCCCCGGCCTGGGCACCGTGCTGGCCAACGAGGAGGTCACCGCGGACGGCCGCTCCGAGCGCGGCAACTTCCCGGTCTTCAAGGCCAATCTGCGCCAGTGGATGATGCGGATCACCGCCTACGCCGACCGCCTGATCGACGATCTGGACCTGCTGGACTGGCCGGACGCCATCAAGCTGCAGCAGCGGAACTGGATCGGCCGCTCCGAGGGCGCCCGGGTGGACTTCGCGCTGGAGTCCGGCACCGAGAAGATCACCGTCTTCACCACCCGCCCGGACACCCTGTTCGGCGCCACCTACATGGTGCTGGCCCCCGAGCACGAGCTGGTCGACCGGATCGTCCCGGAGGCCTGGCCGGCTCCGTCCCCGGGCTCCGCCGGCCTGGCCGAGGAGTGGACCGGCGGCTTCGAGACCCCGGCCGACGCCGTCGCCGCCTACCGCAAGCAGGCCGCCGCCAAGTCCGAGGTCGAGCGGCAGAGCGAGGGCCGGCAGAAGACCGGCGTCTTCACCGGCGCCTACGCGGTCAACCCGGTCTCCGGCGAGCGGGTCCCGGTCTTCATCGCCGACTACGTGCTGGCCGGCTACGGCACCGGCGCGATCATGGCGGTCCCGGCGCACGACCACCGCGACTTCGAGTTCGCCCGGGTCTTCAAGCTGCCGATGCGCTGCGTCGTCCAGCCCTCCGACGACCGCGGGACCGACCCGTCCACCTGGGACGACGCCTTCGTCTCCTACGACGCGCGGATCGTCGACTCGGCCAACGGGCAGGTGAGTCTGGACGGCCTGGGCGTCGTCGAGGCCAAGAAGAAGATCTCCGACTGGCTGGCCGAGCAGGGCATCGGCGAGGGCACCGTCACCTACAAGCTGCGCGACTGGCTGTTCAGCCGGCAGCGCTACTGGGGCGAGCCCTTCCCGATCGTCTACGACGAGGACGGCGTCGCCCACGCGCTGCCCGACTCGATGCTGCCGGTCGAGCTGCCGGAGATCGACGACTACTCGCCGCGCACCTTCGACCCGGAGGACGAGCACACCGCGCCGGAGACCCCGCTCTCCCGCCGCGAGGACTGGGTGGACGTCGAGCTGGACCTGGGCGACGGCAAGGGGAAGCGGCGGTTCCGCCGCGAGACCAACACCATGCCCAACTGGGCCGGCTCCTGCTGGTACGAGCTGCGCTACGTAGACCCGGACAACGCCGAGCAGGTCGTCGACCCGGTCAACGAGAACTACTGGATGGGCCCGAGCCCGCAGAAGCGCGCGGGCGGCGTCGACCTGTACGTCGGCGGCGCCGAGCACGCCGTGCTCCACCTGCTGTACTCGCGGTTCTGGCACAAGGTGCTGCACGACCTGGGCCACGTCTCCTCCAGCGAGCCCTTCCACAAGCTGTTCAACCAGGGCATGATCACCGCCTATGTCTACCGCGACGAGCGGGGCTTCCCGGTCCCGGCCGCCGAGGTGGAGGAGCGCGACGGGCAGTTCTTCTTCGAGGGGCAGCCGGTCCGCCGCGAGATGGGCAAGATGGGCAAGTCGCTGAAGAACGCGGTCGCCCCGGACGACATCTGCCGCGACTACGGCGCCGACACCCTGCGGCTGTACGAGATGACGATGGGCCCGCTGGACGTCTCCCGGCCGTGGGAGACCCGGGCCGTGGTCGGCTCCTTCCGCTTCCTGCAGCGGCTGTGGCGGAACGTCGTCGACGAGGACACCGGCGAGGTCGTCGTCACCGACGAGGAGCCGGACACCGAGACCCTGCGGTTCCTCCACAAGACCATCGACGGGGTGCGGGCCGACATGGCTGGGCTGCGCTTCAACACCGCCGTGGCCAAGTGCATCGAGCTCAACAACCACCTGGTCAAGCGGGGTTCGACGCCGCGGAGCGTGGCCGAGCAGCTGGTGCTGCTGGTCGCCCCGCTGGCCCCGCACATCGCCGAGGAGCTGTGGTCCAAGCTGGGCCACCAGCAGTCGCTGGCCCACCAGCCGCTGCCCGAGGCCGATCCGCGCTACCTGGTCGAGGACACCGTCACCGCGGTGGTCCAGATCAAGGGCAAGGTCCGGGCCCGGTTGGAGGTCTCCCCGGAGATCTCCGAGGCCGAGCTGGAGGCGGCGGCGCTGGCCGACGAGGCGGTGCGGCGGGCGCTGGGCGGCGCGGACATCCGCAAGGTGATCGTCCGGGCTCCCAAGCTGGTCAACATCGTCCCGGCGTAG